The following is a genomic window from Sedimenticola thiotaurini.
GTCTGCTACTGCTCACCGATGACGGTAAACTGCAACACCGCCTGGCCAACCCCAAAGCCAAGACCTGGAAACGCTATTGGGCCGAAGTGGAGCGCATTCCCGACCCGGCCGCCCTGCAACAGCTGCGGGATGGCCTGGAACTGAAGGACGGCCCGACGTTGCCGGCCCGCGCCCGGCTGATCGAGCCCCCGCCCTCTGGCCGCGCAACCCACCGGTGCGCTTCAGGGCCAACATCCCGACCCAATGGCTGGAGATCGAGATTCGGGAGGGCCGTAATCGACAGGTCCGGCGTATGACAGCGGCGATCGGATTCCCGACACTCCGCCTGGTACGGGCAGGTATCGGCGAGTGGGAGCTGGGTGATCTTCAACCCGGCGAGTATCGACTGGTGGAACTGCCGGCACACCCCGCCGTCCCCCGCTCCCGCAGGCGTCGAACTAAGAAAACAGAGCGCTGAAGCGGTACAGACCACGGGGCAAATTCGGGTTAAAATAGCGCCATGATCTGGACACCTCACACCACGGTCGCTTCGGTTATCGAGCGATCCGGACGTTTTCTCATGGTTGAAGAGCTGGACCGCGACGGCAACCTGGTACTGAACCAGCCGGCCGGCCACCTGGAACAGGCGGAAAGCCTGGCAGAGGCAGTCATCCGGGAGACCCGGGAAGAGACCGCCTGGGGTTTCTCGCCTGACTATCTGATCGGCGTTTACCGCTGGCAGGTACCACCGGCCGGTACCACTTATCTGCGTTTCTGTTTCCACGGCAGCTGTCACGACCACCGGCCGGATTTACCACTGGATGAGGGAATCCAGCGCGCCATCTGGCTGAGCCGCGATGAATTGGCAGCCCAGCCGGAGCGGTTACGAAGCCCACTGGTGCTGCGCTGTATCGACGACTACCTGGCCGGCTGCCGCTATCCACTGGAGCTGTTGAATGATCTGGCGTAAGGGAGCCCTTCCCTGCCTCCTGGCCTGGCTACTGCTCTGTAGCGGCAACGCCGCTGCCGTGGTGTTTGTCAGTGACCAGGTCAACACCAGCCCGACGCCGGACAACTTCTCCATCTGTTTTGATAACAGCTGTCAGTCCATCCGTCAGCTCACCCTGACAAAACAGCAGTGGCAGGAGATCCGTAACCTGTTCCACCCCGCCCCCAGCAGCGCCGCCGGAGAGC
Proteins encoded in this region:
- a CDS encoding NUDIX hydrolase; translated protein: MIWTPHTTVASVIERSGRFLMVEELDRDGNLVLNQPAGHLEQAESLAEAVIRETREETAWGFSPDYLIGVYRWQVPPAGTTYLRFCFHGSCHDHRPDLPLDEGIQRAIWLSRDELAAQPERLRSPLVLRCIDDYLAGCRYPLELLNDLA